The following coding sequences lie in one Tichowtungia aerotolerans genomic window:
- a CDS encoding GbsR/MarR family transcriptional regulator: MQTTLTELEQEIVDIFVRMAGVLNLPRSVGELYGLLFISPSPLCINDCMEKLGISKGSTSQGLKILRSFGAVKTVYVPGERRDYFEAESGLRKIVTGFVNEQIRPHLEGGNERMGRLEELVRVSDSEQKEFFADRIDRLKGWQKRANLLLPFALNFIKPE, from the coding sequence ATGCAAACGACTCTTACAGAGCTTGAGCAGGAGATAGTCGATATCTTCGTCCGGATGGCGGGAGTGTTGAATCTTCCGCGTTCGGTCGGTGAGCTCTATGGTTTGCTTTTTATTTCCCCCAGCCCGCTTTGTATTAACGATTGTATGGAGAAGCTGGGCATCAGCAAAGGATCGACCAGTCAGGGGCTGAAAATTCTGCGCTCTTTTGGTGCTGTCAAAACGGTTTACGTGCCAGGAGAGCGTCGCGACTATTTTGAGGCGGAGTCGGGCCTGCGTAAGATTGTGACCGGATTTGTTAATGAACAGATTCGTCCTCATCTCGAAGGCGGCAACGAACGTATGGGGCGACTCGAAGAGTTGGTTCGAGTATCGGATTCCGAACAAAAAGAGTTTTTTGCAGATCGTATAGACCGCCTGAAAGGCTGGCAGAAACGCGCCAACCTCCTGCTTCCGTTTGCCCTGAATTTTATCAAACCCGAATGA
- the nusG gene encoding transcription termination/antitermination protein NusG — protein sequence MKTQPKREHIAAGQLERLDGVEVFAPRIRFKRRTPRGKVWFEESLFPGYIFARFGGAMQRAVAGSIGVRGLVKFAGECAVVSDVVVETIRTDTSESGLILIEDERAFKEGDEAVVADGAMMGLRAVITQVMPGGDRVRILMDMMGTAVPAEVPADKLEKVG from the coding sequence GTGAAAACACAGCCGAAGCGGGAGCATATTGCCGCCGGACAGTTGGAGAGGTTGGACGGTGTCGAGGTGTTTGCCCCCAGAATCCGGTTTAAGCGACGGACACCGCGCGGAAAGGTGTGGTTCGAAGAGTCGCTGTTTCCCGGCTATATTTTTGCGCGTTTCGGGGGGGCGATGCAGCGTGCGGTCGCTGGTTCGATCGGTGTGCGCGGATTGGTAAAGTTTGCTGGCGAGTGCGCTGTGGTTTCTGATGTTGTTGTTGAAACAATTCGCACTGATACGTCCGAGTCCGGACTGATTTTGATTGAAGATGAGCGTGCCTTCAAGGAAGGCGACGAGGCCGTTGTTGCCGATGGCGCAATGATGGGGCTGCGTGCGGTGATTACCCAGGTGATGCCGGGCGGAGACCGCGTTCGGATTCTGATGGATATGATGGGGACAGCTGTTCCCGCAGAAGTCCCCGCAGATAAACTGGAGAAGGTTGGTTAG
- a CDS encoding NAD-dependent epimerase/dehydratase family protein — MKILVTGAAGFIGSYAAHSLLDDGHEVVGLDNFNDYYDVSLKEARFQGLEKRSGFTMVRGDLADYELLRTLFEKYRFDRVCHLAAQAGVRYSIQNPFAYQQSNLQGHLNILEACRHAEVSRLVYASSSSVYGGSKKIPFSEEDPVDHPVSLYAATKKANELMSHTYTHLYGLQTVGLRFFTVYGPWGRPDMAYWLFTDAMLKGQAIQVFNHGKMERDFTYIDDIVAGVKASLAADGLEPYEIFNLGNNTPENLMEFIQTIAGALGVEPKMEMLPMQAGDVPTTFADVSKARKKLGYDPSTPISAGIPAFVSWYREYFRR; from the coding sequence TTGAAGATTTTAGTGACAGGTGCCGCCGGTTTTATTGGCTCATATGCCGCACATTCTTTGCTGGACGACGGTCATGAAGTGGTTGGGCTGGATAACTTCAATGACTACTATGATGTATCGTTGAAAGAGGCCCGTTTCCAAGGTTTGGAAAAACGAAGCGGCTTCACAATGGTACGTGGAGACCTGGCTGATTATGAGTTGCTGAGAACGCTTTTTGAAAAGTACCGGTTTGATCGTGTGTGTCATTTGGCTGCGCAGGCCGGTGTTCGTTATTCCATTCAGAATCCGTTTGCTTATCAGCAGTCAAACCTGCAGGGACATCTGAACATCCTCGAGGCGTGCCGTCATGCCGAAGTATCGCGGCTGGTGTATGCGTCCAGTTCCAGCGTTTATGGCGGCAGCAAAAAAATTCCGTTCAGCGAAGAGGACCCGGTGGATCATCCGGTCAGCTTGTATGCGGCCACCAAAAAGGCCAATGAGCTGATGAGTCACACCTATACACATCTGTACGGTCTGCAAACGGTTGGTTTGCGGTTTTTCACCGTGTATGGCCCGTGGGGCCGTCCGGATATGGCTTATTGGCTGTTTACGGATGCCATGCTGAAAGGTCAGGCTATCCAGGTGTTTAATCACGGAAAAATGGAGCGGGATTTTACCTATATTGACGACATTGTCGCGGGGGTGAAGGCTTCGCTTGCTGCTGATGGCCTGGAGCCGTATGAAATTTTTAATCTGGGGAACAATACTCCGGAAAACCTGATGGAATTTATTCAGACCATTGCCGGTGCGTTGGGGGTAGAACCGAAAATGGAGATGCTGCCCATGCAGGCCGGCGATGTGCCGACGACTTTTGCGGATGTTTCCAAGGCTCGGAAAAAACTGGGGTATGATCCATCCACACCGATTTCTGCCGGCATTCCGGCTTTCGTGAGTTGGTATCGGGAGTATTTCAGACGATGA
- the cysQ gene encoding 3'(2'),5'-bisphosphate nucleotidase CysQ, with product MTAFMKNAVDAALRAGDAILQIYERDFEVEFKDDESPLTEADKAAHYIICDALEELGLPVLSEESRTVPYEERKSWNRFWLVDPLDGTKEFIKKNGEFTVNIALIDDGRPVMGVVYAPVLKTLYMGLVGQGAFRVKGDDLFQTLEKERFDFSTLGKPCEKLPHLRSEQGVIKVVASRSHMNSETEDFIADLEKTGRVELVSSGSSLKLCMVAEGSADVYPRIASTMEWDTAAAQAVVEASGGSVVQYGLAEPLRYNKENLLNPYFVVFGKNHRHAQLHNT from the coding sequence ATGACAGCGTTTATGAAGAATGCGGTGGATGCAGCACTGCGTGCCGGTGACGCAATTCTGCAGATTTACGAACGCGATTTTGAGGTCGAATTCAAAGACGATGAGTCTCCGCTTACCGAGGCCGATAAGGCTGCTCATTATATCATTTGTGACGCACTGGAAGAACTTGGACTTCCGGTTCTGTCCGAAGAGAGCAGGACGGTTCCTTACGAAGAGCGTAAGAGCTGGAATCGTTTCTGGCTGGTCGACCCTCTGGACGGAACAAAAGAGTTCATTAAGAAAAATGGAGAGTTTACGGTAAATATAGCACTGATTGACGATGGCCGTCCCGTGATGGGGGTGGTCTATGCCCCGGTGCTCAAAACGCTTTATATGGGACTTGTCGGGCAAGGTGCATTCCGAGTGAAAGGCGATGACCTTTTCCAAACCTTGGAAAAAGAGAGGTTTGATTTTTCAACCCTTGGAAAGCCCTGTGAGAAATTGCCGCATCTTCGTTCCGAACAAGGGGTAATCAAAGTGGTGGCATCCCGTTCACACATGAATTCTGAAACAGAGGATTTTATCGCAGACCTGGAAAAGACGGGCCGGGTCGAACTCGTTTCGAGTGGAAGTTCCCTGAAACTTTGTATGGTTGCGGAAGGTAGCGCGGATGTGTATCCGCGGATTGCTTCTACGATGGAGTGGGACACTGCGGCGGCACAGGCTGTTGTTGAAGCCTCTGGTGGAAGCGTTGTTCAGTACGGACTGGCTGAACCGCTGCGCTATAACAAGGAAAATCTGCTGAATCCCTATTTTGTGGTTTTTGGAAAAAATCATCGACACGCTCAATTGCACAATACATGA
- the cysD gene encoding sulfate adenylyltransferase subunit CysD → MSGYNLSHLKQLEAESIHIIREVAAEFSNPVMLYSIGKDSSVMLHLAHKAFAPGKIPFPLMHVDTQWKFQEMYKFRELMAEKYQVDLKVWINPEGKDQSDPFVHGSEKHTQVMKTDALKQALDHYKFDAAFGGARRDEEKSRAKERVYSFRNEFHQWDPKNQRPELWNLYNAKINKGESIRVFPLSNWTELDIWLYLLREDIPIVPLYYAAERPVVERDGVLIMVDDERMPLKDGETPMMKKVRFRTLGCYPLTGAVESNAETVEEIVQEMLLTTTSERQGRVIDGDNSSMEDKKKDGYF, encoded by the coding sequence ATGAGCGGATACAATTTATCACATTTGAAGCAACTGGAAGCGGAGAGTATTCATATTATCCGTGAAGTGGCTGCCGAATTTTCGAACCCGGTTATGCTGTATTCGATCGGAAAAGATTCTTCGGTGATGCTGCACCTTGCTCATAAGGCGTTCGCTCCGGGAAAAATTCCATTTCCGCTGATGCATGTGGACACGCAGTGGAAATTTCAGGAGATGTATAAGTTCCGGGAGTTGATGGCCGAAAAATATCAGGTGGATCTGAAGGTCTGGATTAATCCGGAAGGAAAAGACCAGTCCGATCCCTTCGTTCACGGTTCAGAAAAACATACGCAGGTGATGAAAACCGATGCGTTGAAACAGGCGCTGGATCACTATAAGTTTGATGCCGCGTTTGGCGGTGCGCGCCGTGATGAAGAAAAAAGCCGGGCCAAAGAGCGGGTTTACAGTTTTCGCAATGAATTTCATCAGTGGGATCCTAAAAATCAGCGTCCAGAGCTGTGGAATCTTTATAATGCCAAGATCAATAAAGGGGAGTCCATTCGAGTCTTTCCGCTGTCTAACTGGACGGAACTGGACATCTGGCTGTATCTGCTTCGCGAAGATATCCCGATTGTTCCGCTTTATTATGCCGCTGAACGACCGGTTGTGGAGCGTGACGGTGTGCTGATTATGGTGGATGACGAACGCATGCCGCTGAAGGACGGCGAAACGCCAATGATGAAGAAAGTGCGTTTTCGCACTCTCGGTTGTTATCCGTTAACCGGTGCTGTGGAGTCCAACGCCGAAACCGTTGAGGAAATTGTTCAGGAAATGTTGCTGACGACGACCTCCGAGCGTCAGGGGCGCGTGATTGATGGTGATAACTCTTCCATGGAAGACAAGAAGAAGGACGGGTACTTCTAA
- the cysN gene encoding sulfate adenylyltransferase subunit CysN, with the protein MSEANYQIQEKELIESDIAEYLNRHETKDLLRLLTCGSVDDGKSTLIGRLLYDSHMIYEDQLEKVAKDSKVYGTTGEDFDPALLTDGLKAEREQGITIDVAYRYFSTDKRKFIIADCPGHEQYTRNMATGASTCNLAVILIDARYGVIRQTKRHSFICSLLGIRHVIVAVNKMDLVDWSEQRYNEIVKDYNAFVGRLGFSDIHFIPMSALKGDNVVEHSDNLSWYDGPTFLHHLENVNIATDRNLIDMRLPVQYVLRPNLDFRGFSGTLASGVIRIGDKVASLPSRQESKIKAIYGPDGAIQEAFAPQAVTVTLEDEIDVSRGNMLVPVKNIPHIGNEFEAMVVWMHEDAAKSGKSYLIKHTSSMVPGVLSSVRYKVDVNTMKREQDDSTLQDSDSQEARSLELNEIGRCHLTLHRPIAFDSYERNRTTGAFIIVDRMTNVTVGAGMIIDRIVAKEKNAAPVSKNIVKSDSLVSAEDRQNLLNQKGSTLWLTGLSGSGKSTVARQLERELTDMGHACYILDGDNVRHGLNRDLGFSAEDRSENIRRIAEVSRLFNDAGIIVITAFISPTVQDRKGAREIIGEGFVEVFVDTPLEICEQRDPKGLYKKARAGEIPQFTGISAPYEPPVNPEIVLNAADAPVEDSVDAIVSKLRDDGIIG; encoded by the coding sequence ATGAGCGAAGCAAATTATCAGATTCAGGAAAAAGAGCTCATAGAGAGCGATATTGCTGAATATTTGAATCGGCATGAAACCAAAGATCTTCTGCGCTTATTAACCTGTGGCTCGGTTGACGATGGAAAGTCCACTTTGATCGGCCGGCTGTTGTATGACAGCCATATGATCTATGAGGATCAGCTTGAGAAAGTTGCGAAAGATTCAAAAGTTTATGGGACCACTGGTGAGGATTTTGATCCGGCGCTTCTTACGGACGGTCTCAAGGCTGAGCGCGAGCAGGGCATCACAATCGATGTGGCCTACCGTTATTTTTCGACAGATAAGCGGAAGTTCATTATCGCGGACTGCCCCGGCCACGAGCAGTACACCCGCAACATGGCCACCGGCGCCTCGACCTGTAACCTGGCGGTGATTCTGATCGATGCACGGTACGGGGTGATTCGGCAGACCAAGCGGCACAGTTTTATCTGCTCGCTGCTCGGCATCAGGCACGTCATCGTGGCGGTCAACAAAATGGATCTGGTGGACTGGTCGGAGCAGCGCTACAACGAGATCGTGAAGGATTACAACGCGTTCGTCGGCCGCCTCGGGTTTTCCGATATCCACTTTATTCCAATGTCGGCGCTCAAGGGCGATAACGTGGTGGAGCACAGCGACAACCTGAGCTGGTATGACGGCCCGACCTTTCTGCATCACCTTGAAAACGTCAATATTGCAACCGACCGCAACCTGATTGACATGCGTTTGCCGGTTCAATATGTGCTGCGCCCGAATCTCGATTTCCGCGGGTTCAGCGGCACGCTGGCTTCCGGGGTCATTCGTATCGGCGACAAGGTCGCCAGCCTGCCCTCGCGCCAGGAGTCGAAAATCAAAGCCATTTACGGTCCGGACGGAGCAATTCAGGAGGCATTTGCGCCGCAAGCGGTTACTGTGACGCTGGAAGATGAAATTGATGTGTCGCGCGGCAATATGTTGGTGCCGGTTAAAAATATTCCGCATATCGGCAACGAGTTTGAGGCTATGGTGGTCTGGATGCATGAGGATGCGGCCAAATCCGGCAAGAGCTACCTCATTAAGCATACTTCCAGCATGGTTCCTGGGGTACTCTCCAGTGTTCGCTATAAAGTGGATGTTAACACCATGAAGCGCGAGCAGGATGATTCAACACTCCAAGACAGCGATTCGCAGGAAGCACGTTCTCTCGAATTAAATGAAATCGGTCGCTGCCATCTTACGCTGCATCGGCCGATCGCGTTTGATTCATACGAAAGAAACCGGACTACCGGTGCGTTTATTATCGTGGATCGTATGACCAATGTCACGGTCGGTGCCGGCATGATCATTGACCGGATTGTTGCCAAAGAAAAAAATGCGGCTCCGGTCAGCAAAAATATTGTAAAAAGCGACAGTCTGGTTTCGGCTGAGGATCGTCAGAATTTATTGAACCAGAAAGGCTCTACGCTTTGGCTGACCGGGCTGAGCGGGTCGGGTAAATCAACCGTTGCCCGGCAGCTCGAACGCGAGCTGACCGATATGGGACACGCCTGTTACATTTTGGACGGCGACAATGTGCGTCACGGATTGAACCGCGATCTCGGTTTCTCTGCAGAGGATCGATCGGAAAATATTCGCCGAATTGCGGAGGTTTCCCGGCTGTTCAATGATGCCGGAATCATTGTGATTACCGCGTTTATTTCGCCGACGGTTCAGGACCGTAAAGGTGCTCGTGAAATCATTGGTGAGGGTTTTGTGGAGGTCTTTGTCGATACGCCGCTCGAAATCTGCGAGCAGCGTGATCCGAAAGGGTTATACAAAAAGGCCCGCGCCGGTGAGATTCCGCAGTTCACCGGAATCAGCGCTCCTTACGAACCGCCAGTGAACCCGGAAATCGTTTTAAACGCCGCGGATGCACCGGTTGAAGACTCTGTTGATGCCATTGTTTCCAAATTGCGCGACGACGGAATCATCGGGTAA
- the gmd gene encoding GDP-mannose 4,6-dehydratase, whose product MKKALITGITGQDGSYLAELLLDKGYEVHGIVRRSSSFNTDRIDHLYKDRHESGVKMFLHYGDLTDSSNLNRLIEKIHPSEIYNLGAQSHVQVSFEVPEYTAEVDATGTLRLLDAIRETGVESRFYQASTSELYGKVQEVPQTETTPFYPRSPYAVAKQYAFWIVKNYRESYGLHASNGILFNHESPRRGETFVTRKITMAVARISRGLQSCLYMGNINALRDWGYAPDYVQMMWMMLQQDTPDDYVVATNEMHTVREFIEKSFGHVGIEIVWEGEGVDEVGKNKATGDIVVRMDERYYRPCEVDQLLGNPVKAKKQLGWEPTVKFEELVKIMTDGDLKILDGAPYSKGF is encoded by the coding sequence ATGAAAAAAGCATTGATTACAGGAATTACTGGTCAGGATGGATCTTACCTCGCAGAGCTGCTGCTCGATAAAGGATACGAGGTGCATGGAATCGTCCGGCGTTCCAGTTCGTTTAACACCGACCGCATTGATCATCTCTACAAGGACCGTCATGAATCCGGCGTGAAAATGTTTCTGCATTACGGTGACCTGACTGACTCCAGCAATCTGAACCGGCTGATTGAAAAAATCCATCCGTCGGAAATTTACAACCTTGGCGCTCAGTCGCATGTGCAGGTTTCTTTTGAGGTCCCGGAGTATACTGCCGAAGTGGATGCGACCGGAACGCTGCGTTTGCTGGACGCCATTCGCGAGACCGGTGTTGAGAGCCGCTTTTATCAGGCATCCACTTCGGAACTGTATGGAAAGGTGCAGGAAGTTCCGCAGACTGAAACCACGCCCTTTTATCCGCGCTCTCCTTATGCGGTAGCCAAGCAGTATGCGTTCTGGATTGTCAAAAACTACCGTGAGTCCTACGGCCTTCACGCGAGCAACGGGATTCTGTTTAATCACGAATCACCCCGTCGCGGTGAAACCTTTGTGACGCGAAAAATAACGATGGCCGTCGCCCGTATTTCGCGTGGTCTGCAGAGCTGCCTCTACATGGGCAACATCAACGCCCTGCGCGACTGGGGTTATGCTCCCGACTATGTGCAGATGATGTGGATGATGCTTCAGCAGGATACTCCCGATGATTACGTGGTTGCCACCAACGAAATGCACACCGTCCGTGAGTTTATTGAAAAATCTTTCGGTCATGTCGGCATTGAAATCGTATGGGAAGGTGAGGGCGTGGATGAAGTCGGTAAAAACAAAGCGACCGGCGATATCGTGGTGCGCATGGATGAGCGCTACTACCGCCCCTGCGAAGTTGACCAGCTTCTCGGCAACCCAGTGAAAGCAAAAAAACAACTCGGTTGGGAACCGACCGTTAAATTTGAAGAACTCGTCAAAATCATGACAGACGGAGATTTGAAAATTCTTGATGGAGCCCCTTATTCCAAAGGGTTTTGA
- a CDS encoding four helix bundle protein, translating into MSIPSNIAEGSARHHSKDFIHFLRIADGSAAELETQLIISEKLNFASDSQHLQNEIIIIRRMLAALIKSLGR; encoded by the coding sequence GTGAGTATCCCTTCAAATATTGCCGAAGGAAGTGCTCGTCACCATTCAAAGGATTTTATTCATTTCCTTCGAATCGCCGATGGATCAGCCGCCGAGCTTGAAACTCAATTGATTATTAGCGAAAAGCTCAACTTTGCTTCTGATAGTCAGCACCTCCAAAATGAAATAATTATTATTCGCCGTATGTTGGCAGCGTTAATTAAATCTTTAGGAAGGTAG
- a CDS encoding GDP-L-fucose synthase family protein, with protein sequence MSKDAKIYVAGHLGLVGGGIWRAFERHGYNNLIGRSIDEVNLINQQEVEEFFASEKPEFVVLVAAKVGGIHANDTYRGQFIYENMMIEMNVIHAAKEHGVKKLLFLGSSCIYPKLAPQPLKEESLLTGPLEPTNEPYAIAKIAGIRLCDAYNRQYGTNFISAMPTNMYGPGDNYHPENSHVLPALIRRFHEAKESGADKVVCWGTGSPLREFLYSDDLAEACVFLVENANYEDMAFTDESGTVQSHINIGSGKEVTIKELAETVKDVVGFEGDLEWDASKPDGTPRKLMDSSRINALGWQPQVELREGIARAYQDFLTRYGK encoded by the coding sequence ATCTCCAAGGATGCCAAAATTTATGTCGCAGGCCATCTCGGCCTTGTCGGAGGAGGCATCTGGCGCGCCTTTGAGCGCCACGGCTACAACAACCTGATTGGACGGTCTATTGATGAGGTCAATCTGATTAATCAGCAGGAGGTTGAAGAGTTTTTTGCATCTGAGAAGCCGGAATTTGTGGTGCTGGTCGCCGCCAAGGTCGGTGGTATTCATGCCAACGACACATACCGCGGACAGTTCATCTACGAAAACATGATGATTGAGATGAATGTGATTCATGCAGCTAAAGAGCATGGCGTAAAAAAACTGCTGTTTCTCGGATCAAGCTGCATTTATCCCAAGCTGGCTCCCCAGCCGTTGAAAGAAGAGTCTCTTCTGACCGGTCCGCTTGAGCCGACGAATGAACCGTATGCAATTGCAAAAATTGCCGGGATTCGTTTGTGCGATGCCTATAACCGTCAGTATGGCACCAACTTTATCTCAGCGATGCCAACCAATATGTATGGACCTGGAGATAATTATCATCCGGAAAATTCTCATGTGCTTCCGGCGTTGATTCGTCGCTTCCACGAAGCCAAAGAGAGCGGCGCGGATAAAGTGGTCTGCTGGGGAACCGGATCGCCGCTGCGTGAGTTTCTATACAGTGATGATCTGGCTGAGGCCTGTGTGTTTCTGGTCGAGAATGCCAATTACGAAGATATGGCGTTTACTGATGAATCCGGCACGGTTCAATCGCACATAAACATTGGTTCCGGCAAGGAAGTCACCATTAAAGAGTTGGCCGAGACCGTCAAGGACGTCGTCGGGTTCGAAGGTGATTTGGAATGGGATGCTTCAAAACCTGACGGAACACCTCGCAAGCTGATGGATTCCTCTCGCATTAATGCCCTGGGCTGGCAACCGCAGGTTGAACTGCGCGAAGGGATCGCACGGGCATATCAGGATTTTCTGACTCGCTACGGTAAATAA
- the rfbD gene encoding dTDP-4-dehydrorhamnose reductase yields MSRTLIIGCNGQLGTDCMSVFGDAATGVDFPEIDIANRFQCLEKLNGLQPSVIVNCAAYTAVDACETDPSCWAVNADGPKHLTEWAAQNSAFLVHVSTDYVFPGNKPLFEASVEEDKPDPISEYGKSKLAGERAVLDSNVKAAILRTAWLYGAHGKNFLKTMLRLTLQNPDREFKVVTDQYGSPTWSYTLARQIKAVVEREATGVFHASSEGYCTWYDLACSFLDKLGVAHHFIPCSTDEFPTSTRRPANSILENAHAKSLGINCFENWDEELQAFVEKAGKKVLEEVKAL; encoded by the coding sequence ATGAGCAGGACCTTAATTATCGGATGTAACGGCCAGCTGGGGACGGACTGTATGTCTGTGTTTGGTGATGCTGCAACAGGGGTTGATTTTCCAGAGATTGATATTGCGAATCGGTTCCAATGTCTGGAAAAGCTAAACGGGCTTCAACCATCTGTGATCGTAAATTGTGCTGCTTATACTGCCGTTGATGCCTGTGAAACAGACCCATCCTGCTGGGCGGTGAACGCAGACGGACCGAAACATCTGACGGAATGGGCTGCGCAGAATAGTGCATTTCTTGTCCACGTTTCGACCGATTACGTGTTCCCCGGAAATAAGCCCTTGTTTGAAGCCAGCGTTGAGGAGGATAAGCCGGATCCTATTTCCGAATACGGAAAATCAAAACTGGCTGGAGAACGGGCCGTTTTGGATAGCAACGTCAAGGCGGCCATATTGAGAACCGCATGGCTGTATGGTGCCCATGGAAAAAACTTTTTAAAAACCATGCTTCGACTGACTCTCCAGAATCCAGACAGGGAATTTAAGGTCGTAACAGATCAGTACGGCTCTCCGACCTGGTCTTATACGTTGGCGCGGCAGATCAAAGCTGTGGTTGAGCGCGAAGCAACAGGAGTTTTTCATGCTTCATCGGAAGGATATTGCACCTGGTATGATCTGGCGTGTTCGTTTTTAGATAAACTGGGTGTTGCTCATCATTTTATTCCGTGTTCGACAGATGAGTTTCCGACGTCGACAAGGCGGCCTGCAAATTCTATTCTGGAAAATGCACATGCAAAATCGCTGGGCATTAACTGCTTTGAGAATTGGGATGAAGAACTCCAGGCATTTGTTGAAAAGGCCGGGAAAAAAGTTTTGGAGGAGGTCAAGGCTTTATGA
- the rfbB gene encoding dTDP-glucose 4,6-dehydratase, translating to MKKVMVTGGAGFIGSAVCRYLVNEKGVQVLNVDKLTYAGNTESLREIADNPLYRFAQVDICDCDGISALFSDFQPDAVMHLAAESHVDRSIDGPSAFIETNIVGTYNMLDCARAYWTGLPEKTSNSKLQTPNRSDFRFHHISTDEVYGSLGETGLFEETTPYDPRSPYSASKASSDHLVKAWYHTYGLPVVVTNCSNNYGPYHFPEKLIPLVILNALDEKSLPIYGKGDNIRDWLYVEDHARALVTVVENGAPGETYNVGGRNERTNLDVVETICFVLDELKPRSNGSYADLITFVKDRPGHDMRYAIDATKLETELGWRAQENFDTGIRRTIQWYLDNDWWWGPLRAERYAGERLGKA from the coding sequence ATGAAAAAAGTGATGGTTACAGGTGGAGCTGGCTTTATCGGCTCTGCAGTTTGCCGTTATTTGGTGAATGAAAAGGGCGTTCAGGTTTTAAATGTAGATAAGCTGACATATGCCGGTAATACGGAGTCACTGAGAGAGATTGCAGATAATCCGCTTTATCGTTTTGCCCAGGTGGATATTTGTGATTGTGACGGAATTTCAGCACTGTTTTCGGATTTTCAACCGGATGCTGTGATGCATTTGGCAGCTGAATCACATGTTGACCGATCAATCGACGGACCTTCTGCATTTATTGAAACGAATATTGTCGGCACTTACAATATGCTCGACTGTGCCCGGGCGTATTGGACTGGGCTTCCTGAAAAAACTTCAAACTCCAAACTTCAAACCCCAAACCGTTCTGACTTCCGCTTTCATCACATTTCGACGGATGAGGTGTATGGATCGCTTGGTGAGACCGGGCTGTTTGAAGAAACCACCCCTTACGACCCGCGTTCACCGTATTCGGCAAGCAAAGCCTCCAGCGATCATCTGGTGAAGGCTTGGTATCATACTTATGGGTTGCCTGTTGTGGTTACAAATTGTTCAAACAACTACGGGCCGTACCATTTCCCGGAAAAGCTGATCCCGCTGGTTATCCTGAATGCGCTCGATGAAAAATCTCTTCCTATTTACGGAAAGGGCGACAATATTCGCGACTGGCTTTATGTTGAGGATCACGCAAGGGCTTTGGTGACTGTGGTAGAAAATGGGGCTCCCGGCGAAACCTATAATGTAGGCGGTCGCAATGAACGCACCAATCTGGATGTGGTGGAGACCATTTGTTTTGTGCTTGATGAACTGAAGCCGCGTAGCAATGGTTCTTATGCTGACCTGATCACCTTTGTGAAAGATCGTCCCGGTCATGACATGCGCTATGCGATTGATGCGACCAAACTTGAAACGGAATTGGGGTGGAGAGCTCAGGAAAATTTTGACACCGGTATTCGCCGTACCATTCAGTGGTATCTGGATAATGATTGGTGGTGGGGCCCGCTGCGCGCGGAGCGCTACGCGGGAGAGCGACTTGGAAAGGCGTAG
- a CDS encoding four helix bundle protein: MYQSYEKLEVWQKAVALSARIYELLRDCRDYGFKDQVCRASVSIASNIAEGMERESKKETVHFLHIAKGSCAEVRTQVLIASKINYISADDFEVVKNEAESISRMLHGLVKALCDKS; encoded by the coding sequence ATGTATCAATCGTATGAAAAATTAGAGGTCTGGCAAAAAGCCGTCGCCTTAAGCGCTAGAATTTATGAGTTGTTGCGCGATTGCAGAGACTATGGGTTTAAAGATCAGGTATGCAGAGCTTCGGTTTCAATTGCTTCGAATATTGCGGAAGGAATGGAGCGGGAATCAAAAAAAGAAACAGTTCATTTTTTGCATATAGCCAAAGGTTCTTGTGCGGAAGTTCGAACTCAGGTTCTAATTGCATCAAAAATTAATTACATCAGTGCGGATGATTTTGAGGTTGTGAAAAATGAGGCAGAATCCATTTCGCGTATGTTGCACGGATTAGTTAAGGCGCTCTGCGACAAAAGTTAG